One genomic region from Pseudomonas hormoni encodes:
- a CDS encoding DUF72 domain-containing protein, whose amino-acid sequence MRLPYYLGCPSWSENAWRDFLYPQDAKPSDFLNLYSQVFNAVEGNTTFYASPAASTVQRWAETMPEHFRFTAKFPGDISHGGDLREQLTATETFLQLLSPLGERVSPLWLQLSKSFTPQRLHELAGFIDAVDRPLAIEVRHDDFFAKGDAERSLNRLLLDRGVERICLDPRALFSCTSTDPSVLHAQSKKPRVPPRPAAFTQFPQVRFIGHPQLEANDPFLVPWVEKIALWIEEGRTPYIFLHTADNLLAAKLAQRFHAKLMLRLPGLPPLPELYREPAAEQLGLL is encoded by the coding sequence ATGCGACTGCCTTACTACCTAGGCTGCCCGTCCTGGAGTGAAAACGCCTGGCGCGATTTTCTCTATCCGCAAGACGCGAAACCCTCCGATTTTCTAAATCTTTATTCTCAAGTATTCAACGCCGTGGAAGGCAACACGACCTTCTACGCGAGCCCGGCTGCCAGCACCGTGCAGCGCTGGGCCGAGACCATGCCCGAACACTTTCGCTTCACCGCCAAATTCCCCGGCGACATCAGCCACGGCGGTGACTTGCGTGAACAACTGACCGCCACAGAAACCTTCCTGCAATTGCTCAGCCCGTTGGGCGAACGGGTTTCGCCGCTGTGGCTGCAATTGTCGAAAAGCTTCACACCCCAACGATTGCACGAGCTGGCGGGTTTTATTGACGCGGTGGACCGGCCTTTGGCCATCGAAGTACGACACGACGATTTCTTCGCCAAGGGTGATGCCGAGCGCTCGCTTAATCGTCTGCTGCTGGATCGCGGCGTCGAACGTATCTGCCTCGATCCGCGCGCGCTTTTCAGCTGCACGTCGACCGATCCGTCGGTTCTCCATGCCCAATCCAAGAAACCCAGGGTTCCGCCCCGTCCCGCGGCGTTCACTCAGTTCCCGCAAGTGCGCTTCATCGGCCATCCGCAGCTGGAAGCCAACGATCCGTTCCTGGTGCCCTGGGTCGAGAAAATCGCCCTGTGGATCGAAGAGGGCCGCACGCCGTATATCTTCCTGCACACCGCCGACAATCTGTTGGCCGCAAAACTGGCGCAACGTTTTCACGCAAAACTGATGCTGCGTTTGCCTGGCTTGCCGCCGCTGCCTGAGCTATACAGAGAGCCCGCCGCCGAGCAACTTGGCCTGCTCTGA
- a CDS encoding isocitrate lyase/PEP mutase family protein, which translates to MDAQTLRAQAFKALHERDGAFVIPNPWDAGSAKMLASLGFEALATTSAGYAFSNARPDGGLTLEDTLANVRAIVAATDLPVAVDLENGFADDPVECAQSILRAAAAGAVGGSIEDATGRAEAPIYCFEHAVARIEAAVAAARSLPFPFMLTARAENFLHGNPDLDDTIRRLQAFAEAGADVLYAPGLRSAEDVLAVVRAVAPKPVNVLMSGGLKLTVEQLSEMGVKRISVGSALALAAYGEFFRAAEEIKTAGTFSFTSRSMPYAQANQLFKG; encoded by the coding sequence ATGGATGCGCAAACCCTTCGAGCCCAGGCGTTCAAAGCGCTGCATGAACGCGACGGCGCTTTTGTCATTCCCAACCCGTGGGACGCCGGCTCGGCGAAGATGCTCGCGAGCCTGGGCTTCGAGGCGCTGGCGACCACCAGTGCCGGTTATGCCTTTTCCAACGCACGCCCGGATGGCGGATTGACGCTGGAAGATACGCTGGCGAACGTTCGGGCGATTGTCGCGGCTACCGATCTGCCGGTGGCGGTCGATCTGGAAAACGGTTTTGCCGACGATCCGGTCGAGTGTGCGCAAAGTATTTTGCGAGCCGCCGCAGCAGGCGCCGTGGGTGGTTCGATCGAAGACGCCACGGGTCGCGCAGAGGCTCCGATCTACTGCTTCGAGCATGCGGTGGCACGGATCGAAGCCGCTGTCGCCGCCGCTCGCAGTTTGCCGTTCCCCTTCATGCTGACGGCCCGGGCCGAGAACTTCCTGCATGGCAATCCCGATCTGGACGACACCATTCGCCGCTTGCAGGCCTTCGCCGAAGCAGGCGCCGACGTGCTGTATGCGCCGGGTCTGCGCAGCGCTGAAGACGTATTGGCGGTGGTCCGCGCCGTGGCGCCCAAACCGGTGAACGTGTTGATGTCTGGCGGGCTCAAACTGACGGTCGAGCAGTTGAGCGAAATGGGCGTCAAACGCATAAGCGTCGGCTCGGCACTGGCCCTGGCTGCGTATGGCGAATTCTTCCGGGCGGCCGAAGAGATCAAGACCGCGGGCACCTTCAGCTTTACGTCGCGGTCAATGCCGTACGCGCAGGCCAATCAATTGTTCAAAGGCTGA
- a CDS encoding extensin family protein: MRFLRVLLVLVVMLGVAGVSVWRGWISLPPQWNPWAPLDVKAEPNLLTRYKLMRLRDDPQLCEQALSSSGLRVAPQADSPDAKCPLDDALRVQGGDVALSSSFLASCRLAVSFALFEHHALQPAAQAVYGQAVTRVDHLGSFACRNVYGRENGRLSQHATANALDIAGFRLADGRSISVLKDWPKDNQDARFLRQVRDGACDVFSVVLGPDYNAAHRNHFHVDVGPWWVCR, translated from the coding sequence ATGCGGTTTTTGCGGGTGCTGCTGGTGTTGGTGGTGATGCTCGGTGTGGCGGGCGTGAGCGTCTGGCGCGGCTGGATCTCGCTGCCGCCGCAGTGGAACCCGTGGGCGCCGCTGGACGTCAAGGCCGAACCGAACCTGTTGACCCGCTACAAACTGATGCGGCTGCGCGATGACCCGCAATTGTGCGAGCAAGCCCTGAGCAGTTCCGGATTGCGCGTCGCCCCTCAAGCCGACAGCCCTGACGCAAAGTGTCCGTTGGACGACGCCTTGCGCGTGCAGGGCGGCGACGTCGCCCTGAGCAGCAGTTTCCTCGCCAGTTGCCGCCTGGCGGTGTCGTTTGCCCTGTTCGAGCATCACGCGTTGCAACCTGCGGCGCAGGCGGTGTATGGGCAAGCGGTCACCCGCGTCGACCATCTGGGGAGCTTTGCTTGTCGCAATGTTTACGGCCGTGAGAATGGCAGACTCAGCCAGCATGCCACGGCGAACGCGCTGGATATCGCCGGTTTTCGCCTCGCCGACGGCCGATCGATCAGCGTGCTCAAGGATTGGCCGAAGGATAATCAGGACGCACGGTTTTTACGTCAGGTCCGCGACGGCGCCTGCGACGTGTTCAGTGTGGTGTTGGGCCCGGACTACAACGCCGCCCATCGCAATCATTTTCACGTGGATGTCGGGCCGTGGTGGGTGTGTCGCTGA
- a CDS encoding energy transducer TonB, whose amino-acid sequence MSDIQRTSIGYISPHGDFGLRNSQALSGVSHLWQDFFAQALADQSGDVVPASLDFPAVDLESPVEPTIGSELLAHIVSQRECDVKETQVKPPEPLFLPIAEFDMDLADKPFPPFPAEEIVAQQKQQDFESGWVRPIVLTAGQPVPEAGPAPQPRPLHLPIAEFEMDLLDKPFPPFPAEELAEQQKNFDFDIGWARPIVLQNLRIAA is encoded by the coding sequence ATGTCAGACATTCAACGCACATCGATAGGTTACATCTCGCCCCACGGCGATTTTGGCCTGCGAAACTCCCAAGCACTGAGCGGCGTCAGTCACCTGTGGCAGGATTTTTTTGCCCAGGCCCTGGCCGATCAGTCGGGCGATGTCGTGCCGGCTTCTCTCGATTTTCCAGCGGTCGATCTCGAGAGCCCGGTCGAGCCTACGATTGGCAGCGAGCTGCTGGCGCACATTGTTTCCCAGCGTGAATGCGATGTGAAGGAAACCCAGGTCAAGCCACCCGAGCCACTGTTCCTGCCGATTGCCGAGTTCGACATGGACCTGGCAGACAAACCGTTCCCACCGTTCCCGGCAGAAGAAATCGTCGCTCAGCAGAAACAGCAGGACTTCGAAAGCGGCTGGGTTCGCCCGATCGTGCTGACCGCGGGTCAACCCGTGCCAGAAGCCGGCCCGGCGCCGCAACCGCGTCCATTGCACCTGCCAATCGCCGAATTCGAAATGGACCTGCTGGACAAGCCATTCCCGCCGTTCCCGGCCGAAGAGCTCGCGGAACAACAGAAGAACTTTGATTTCGACATCGGCTGGGCGCGACCGATCGTTCTGCAGAACCTGCGCATCGCCGCCTGA
- a CDS encoding class I SAM-dependent methyltransferase: MIEQPAACRIHVEALGTAFQPQAEQWAERLGLPLQVTDGEFALQVGEQGLQLQQLGPDAPGPVRVDFVEGGAAHRRLFGGGTGQMIAKAVGIAQGVRPRVLDATAGLGKDAFVLASLGCEMSLIERQPLIGALLEDGLARGAEDFDVASIVARMRLLKGNSIEVMRNWEGEPPQVIYLDPMFPHREKTALVKKEMRLFRPLVGDDPDAPALLEAALALASHRVVVKRPRKAPCIAGPKPSHALDGKSSRYDIYPKKALKP, from the coding sequence ATGATTGAGCAACCGGCGGCTTGCCGCATCCATGTCGAGGCCCTGGGCACGGCTTTTCAGCCACAGGCCGAGCAATGGGCCGAACGCCTGGGCCTGCCGTTGCAGGTGACCGATGGCGAGTTTGCCTTGCAGGTGGGTGAGCAGGGTTTGCAGTTGCAACAGCTGGGGCCGGACGCGCCGGGGCCGGTGCGGGTGGACTTCGTCGAGGGTGGCGCGGCTCATCGCCGGTTGTTCGGCGGTGGCACCGGTCAGATGATCGCCAAGGCTGTTGGCATCGCGCAGGGCGTGCGTCCGCGGGTGCTGGACGCCACGGCGGGGCTGGGCAAGGATGCGTTCGTGCTGGCGAGCCTGGGTTGCGAGATGAGCCTGATCGAACGCCAGCCGTTGATAGGTGCGTTGCTTGAGGATGGTTTGGCACGCGGTGCGGAAGATTTCGACGTGGCGTCGATTGTGGCGCGCATGCGTTTGCTCAAGGGCAACTCGATCGAGGTCATGCGCAACTGGGAGGGCGAGCCGCCGCAGGTGATCTACCTCGATCCGATGTTTCCCCACCGTGAGAAAACCGCGCTGGTGAAGAAGGAAATGCGCCTGTTCCGGCCGTTGGTGGGGGATGACCCGGATGCGCCCGCGTTGCTGGAGGCCGCGTTGGCATTGGCCAGCCATCGGGTGGTGGTGAAGCGTCCGCGCAAGGCGCCGTGCATTGCGGGGCCGAAGCCGAGTCATGCGCTGGACGGGAAATCCAGTCGGTATGACATTTATCCGAAGAAGGCGCTCAAGCCTTAA
- a CDS encoding TetR/AcrR family transcriptional regulator has translation MPNNLSAPNGPGRPKDLAKRQAILDAAKILFLSNGYASTSMDAVAAEAGVSKLTVYSHFNDKETLFSAAVMAKCEEQLPTLFFELPDGISVETVLLNIARGFHHLINSDESVNLHRLMMTLGSQDPKLSQIFFEAGPERMLHGMERLLSKVDQSGALSIDKPRNAAEHFFCLLKGAGNFRLLYGCGEPLTGDAAEEHVREVVGLFMRAYRPETA, from the coding sequence ATGCCGAACAATCTTTCAGCACCCAATGGTCCGGGCCGCCCCAAGGATCTGGCCAAACGCCAGGCGATCCTCGATGCGGCGAAAATCCTGTTTCTGAGCAATGGTTATGCGAGCACCAGCATGGACGCCGTCGCGGCTGAAGCTGGCGTGTCGAAGCTGACCGTCTACAGCCATTTCAACGACAAGGAGACGCTGTTCTCCGCCGCGGTGATGGCCAAGTGCGAAGAGCAATTACCTACGCTGTTTTTCGAATTGCCCGACGGCATTTCAGTGGAAACGGTGCTGCTGAACATCGCGCGCGGTTTTCATCACCTGATCAACAGCGATGAATCGGTCAACCTGCACCGGTTGATGATGACGCTGGGCAGCCAGGACCCGAAGCTCTCGCAAATCTTCTTCGAAGCCGGACCGGAGCGCATGCTGCATGGCATGGAGCGGTTGCTGAGCAAGGTGGATCAGAGCGGTGCGTTGAGCATCGACAAGCCCCGTAACGCGGCGGAGCATTTCTTTTGCCTGCTCAAGGGCGCGGGGAATTTTCGCTTGTTGTATGGCTGTGGTGAGCCGTTGACCGGGGATGCGGCCGAGGAACATGTGCGGGAAGTGGTGGGGTTGTTTATGCGGGCTTATCGGCCAGAGACAGCCTGA
- a CDS encoding efflux RND transporter periplasmic adaptor subunit, with product MFRYALPLALPVSLAFLLSACGHEEAPQVTVRPAMVVQPEPSAQAMESYPGEVRARYEPDLAFRIGGKVSRRLVEEGQRVKADQPLAELDPQDVRLQLEATRAQVAAAEANLNLVRAERDRYKTLMDRQMVSRSQYDNSENLYRSGEARLKQIKAEFNVSTNQASYAVLRAPQDGVVAKRAVEVGQVVAAGQTVFTLATDGEREVLISLPEQSFGRFKVGQPVSVELWTQPDQRFAGRIRELSPAADPKSRTFAARIAFTAGKVPAELGQSARVFIQTADVVSLSVPLSALTAENGATYVWVLGANNTLKKAPVRVGAFGEKTVPVLEGLNASDWVVAAGVHVLHDGQQVRPVDRSNRVVNLADKE from the coding sequence ATGTTCCGCTATGCCTTGCCCCTCGCATTGCCAGTCAGTCTGGCGTTTTTATTGTCTGCGTGTGGTCACGAAGAGGCGCCGCAAGTCACTGTTCGACCGGCCATGGTCGTGCAGCCAGAGCCTTCGGCCCAGGCGATGGAAAGCTATCCCGGTGAAGTCCGTGCTCGCTACGAACCGGACCTGGCCTTCCGCATTGGCGGCAAAGTCAGCCGACGACTGGTCGAAGAAGGGCAGCGGGTCAAGGCCGACCAGCCTTTGGCAGAACTCGATCCCCAGGACGTGCGCCTGCAACTGGAAGCTACCCGCGCCCAGGTCGCGGCGGCCGAAGCCAATCTCAATCTCGTACGCGCCGAGCGTGATCGCTACAAGACCCTGATGGATCGTCAGATGGTCAGCCGTTCCCAGTACGACAATTCTGAAAACCTCTACAGATCCGGTGAAGCGCGCCTGAAGCAGATCAAGGCCGAGTTCAACGTCTCTACCAACCAGGCCAGCTACGCCGTATTGCGCGCGCCTCAGGACGGCGTCGTGGCCAAGCGCGCGGTGGAAGTCGGGCAAGTCGTCGCCGCCGGGCAAACCGTGTTTACCCTCGCCACCGATGGCGAACGCGAAGTGCTGATCAGCCTGCCGGAACAGAGCTTCGGTCGTTTCAAGGTCGGTCAGCCGGTGTCGGTGGAACTCTGGACCCAACCCGATCAACGATTCGCCGGACGCATCCGTGAGCTGTCACCTGCCGCCGATCCAAAGTCCCGCACCTTCGCCGCCCGCATCGCATTCACTGCCGGCAAAGTCCCGGCCGAACTCGGCCAGAGCGCCCGGGTATTCATCCAGACCGCCGATGTGGTGTCGCTATCGGTGCCGCTGTCGGCCCTCACCGCAGAAAACGGTGCCACCTACGTGTGGGTCCTGGGCGCCAACAACACCCTGAAAAAAGCCCCGGTCCGGGTCGGTGCATTCGGCGAGAAAACCGTGCCGGTGCTCGAAGGCCTGAACGCAAGCGACTGGGTGGTGGCGGCCGGTGTCCATGTGCTTCATGACGGGCAGCAAGTGCGCCCGGTGGATCGCTCCAACCGCGTGGTCAATCTGGCGGACAAGGAGTAA
- a CDS encoding efflux RND transporter permease subunit: MGFNLSEWALRNRQIVLFLMLLLAIVGALSYTKLGQSEDPPFTFKAMVIRTNWPGATAEEVSRQVSERIEKKLMETGEYERIVSFSRPGESQVTFVARDSMHSVEIPDLWYQVRKKISDIRHTLPPGIQGPFFNDEFGTTFGNIYALTGDGFDYAVLKDYADRIQIQLQRVKDVGKVDLLGLQDEKIWIELSNVKLATLGLPLAAVQQALEEQNAMSTAGFFETTSERLQLRVSGNFQTVEEIKNFPIRVGDRTFRISDVANVRRGFNDPPAPRMRFMAEDAIGLAVAMKDGGDILVLGKALEIEFARIQKNLPAGMQLRKVSDQPAAVKTGVGEFVQVLVEALAIVLLVSFFSLGVRTGMVVALAIPLVLAMTFACMYYLGIGLHKISLGALVLALGLLVDDAIIAVEMMAIKMEQGFDRIKAASYAWTSTAFPMLTGTLITAAGFLPIATAQSGTGEYTRSIFQVVTIALLASWIAAVVFVPYLGEKLLPDLAKIHAAKHGTGQPDPYATPFYERVRRLVEWCVRWRKTVIALTVVLFIASIVLFRFVPQQFFPASGRLELMVDLKLAEGASLSNTADEVKRLEGLLKDHAGIDNYVAYVGTGSPRFYLPLDQQLPAASFAQFVVLAKTIEDRETLRTWLIETLNEQFPALRSRVTRLENGPPVGYPVQFRVTGEHIEEVRALARKVAAKVRENPHVANVHLDWEEPSKVVYLNVDQDRARALGVSTANLSKFLQSSLTGSSVSQYREDNELIEILLRGTLHERTELSLLPSLAVPTDNGRSVALSQIATLEYGFEEGIIWHRNRLPNVTIRADIYGKEQPATLVQQIMPTLDPVRAELPDGYLLEVGGTVEDSARGQNSVKAGVPLFIVVVLTLLMLQLRSFSRTVMVFLTAPLGLIGVTLFLMVFRQPFGFVAMLGTIALSGMIMRNSVILVDQIEQDIAAGLKPWQAIIEATVRRFRPIVLTALAAVLAMIPLSRSVFFGPMAVAIMGGLIVATALTLLFLPALYAAWFRIKKEPA; encoded by the coding sequence ATGGGTTTCAATCTTTCCGAATGGGCGCTGCGTAATCGCCAGATCGTACTGTTCCTGATGCTGTTGCTGGCGATTGTCGGCGCGCTTTCCTACACCAAGCTCGGACAAAGCGAAGACCCGCCGTTCACCTTCAAGGCCATGGTGATCCGAACCAACTGGCCGGGGGCCACCGCCGAGGAAGTGTCGCGCCAGGTCAGCGAGCGAATTGAAAAGAAACTGATGGAAACCGGCGAGTACGAGCGCATCGTCTCGTTCTCCCGACCGGGTGAATCCCAGGTGACGTTCGTTGCGCGTGACTCCATGCACTCGGTGGAGATTCCGGACCTCTGGTATCAGGTCCGCAAGAAGATCAGCGACATTCGTCATACCTTGCCACCGGGTATTCAGGGGCCTTTTTTCAACGATGAATTCGGCACCACGTTCGGCAATATCTATGCGCTGACCGGCGACGGTTTTGATTACGCGGTACTCAAGGACTACGCCGACCGCATCCAGATTCAGCTGCAACGGGTCAAGGATGTGGGCAAGGTCGACCTGCTCGGGTTGCAGGACGAGAAGATCTGGATCGAACTTTCCAACGTCAAACTCGCCACCCTCGGCTTGCCGTTGGCGGCGGTGCAGCAGGCGCTTGAAGAGCAGAACGCGATGTCCACGGCCGGCTTCTTTGAAACCACCAGCGAGCGATTGCAGCTACGGGTTTCAGGGAATTTTCAGACGGTAGAAGAGATCAAGAACTTCCCGATCCGCGTTGGTGATCGTACGTTTCGTATCTCCGATGTCGCGAACGTTCGTCGCGGTTTCAACGATCCACCGGCGCCACGCATGCGCTTCATGGCGGAAGACGCCATCGGCCTGGCCGTGGCGATGAAGGACGGTGGCGACATTCTGGTGCTGGGCAAGGCGCTGGAAATCGAGTTCGCCAGAATCCAGAAAAACCTTCCGGCCGGCATGCAACTGCGCAAGGTTTCCGACCAGCCGGCTGCGGTAAAAACCGGCGTGGGTGAATTCGTTCAGGTGTTGGTGGAAGCGCTGGCGATTGTGTTGCTGGTGAGTTTCTTCTCCCTCGGTGTGCGCACCGGTATGGTGGTCGCGCTGGCCATTCCGCTGGTGCTGGCCATGACCTTCGCCTGTATGTATTACCTCGGCATCGGCCTGCACAAGATTTCCCTCGGTGCGCTGGTGCTGGCGTTGGGCTTGCTGGTGGACGACGCGATCATCGCCGTGGAAATGATGGCGATCAAAATGGAGCAGGGCTTCGACCGCATCAAAGCCGCGAGTTACGCCTGGACCAGCACCGCGTTCCCGATGCTCACCGGTACGCTGATCACCGCCGCCGGGTTCCTGCCGATTGCCACCGCGCAATCGGGCACCGGCGAATACACCCGTTCGATTTTTCAGGTAGTGACTATCGCGCTGCTGGCATCGTGGATTGCGGCCGTGGTTTTCGTGCCGTATCTGGGGGAGAAACTCCTGCCGGATCTGGCGAAGATTCACGCGGCGAAACACGGCACTGGACAACCGGACCCTTACGCCACACCGTTCTATGAGCGTGTCAGACGTCTGGTGGAATGGTGCGTGCGCTGGCGCAAGACGGTAATCGCGCTGACGGTGGTGTTGTTCATTGCCTCCATCGTGTTGTTCCGTTTTGTGCCGCAACAGTTCTTCCCGGCCTCGGGGCGACTGGAATTGATGGTCGATCTGAAACTCGCCGAAGGCGCTTCGCTGAGCAACACCGCCGACGAGGTTAAACGCCTTGAAGGTTTGCTGAAGGACCACGCCGGCATCGACAACTACGTGGCCTACGTCGGCACCGGTTCGCCGCGCTTCTATCTGCCGCTGGATCAGCAACTGCCGGCGGCGAGCTTCGCCCAGTTTGTCGTCCTGGCCAAGACCATCGAAGACCGCGAAACCCTGCGTACCTGGCTGATCGAAACCCTCAACGAACAGTTCCCGGCCCTGCGTTCGCGGGTGACGCGTCTTGAAAACGGCCCGCCGGTTGGCTATCCGGTGCAGTTCCGGGTCACCGGCGAACACATCGAGGAAGTCCGCGCCCTGGCCCGCAAGGTGGCGGCCAAGGTTCGCGAAAATCCCCACGTGGCCAACGTCCATCTGGACTGGGAAGAGCCGAGCAAAGTCGTTTATCTGAACGTCGATCAGGACCGCGCGCGAGCGCTGGGTGTAAGCACTGCGAACCTGTCGAAGTTTCTGCAAAGCTCGCTGACCGGTTCCAGCGTCAGCCAGTACCGCGAAGACAACGAGTTGATCGAAATCCTCCTGCGCGGCACGTTGCATGAACGCACCGAGCTGTCGTTGCTGCCAAGCCTGGCGGTGCCGACTGACAACGGCCGCAGCGTCGCGCTGTCGCAAATCGCGACGCTGGAATACGGCTTTGAAGAAGGCATCATCTGGCACCGCAACCGCTTGCCGAACGTGACGATTCGCGCCGACATCTACGGCAAGGAACAACCAGCGACGCTGGTGCAGCAGATCATGCCGACGCTCGATCCTGTTCGCGCTGAGCTGCCTGATGGTTACTTGCTGGAAGTCGGCGGGACTGTGGAGGACTCGGCCCGCGGCCAGAACTCGGTGAAAGCCGGTGTGCCGCTGTTCATTGTAGTGGTGCTGACGTTGCTGATGCTGCAACTGCGCAGTTTCTCACGCACGGTGATGGTGTTTCTGACAGCGCCATTGGGATTGATCGGCGTGACCCTGTTCCTGATGGTGTTCCGCCAGCCATTTGGTTTTGTGGCCATGCTCGGGACCATCGCGCTGTCCGGGATGATCATGCGTAACTCGGTGATTCTGGTGGACCAGATCGAACAGGACATCGCCGCCGGGCTCAAGCCCTGGCAGGCGATCATCGAGGCCACGGTGCGTCGTTTCCGGCCGATCGTGCTGACCGCGCTCGCCGCCGTATTGGCGATGATCCCGCTGTCACGCAGCGTGTTCTTCGGGCCAATGGCGGTAGCGATCATGGGGGGCCTGATTGTGGCGACGGCGTTGACGCTGCTGTTTTTGCCGGCGCTGTATGCGGCTTGGTTCCGCATCAAGAAAGAACCCGCCTGA
- a CDS encoding Fic family protein, with amino-acid sequence MKKPPKLKGRTDPVFDLLGKFPHKERLSDYLALLKPLDDQGRYRPFDELRHRWAPGLDSSLCWALVKKARTAQYSSLLPLGEPLQWGNFVLTPLAQKAISAVDRQATTAALEFMTSQIGEHAHFSYLLNDLIEDEAISSSQLEGAATTTRVAKDMLKRKRLPRTPDERMVIGNYKMMNFAWEKRYEALSVELISAMHRVGVEGIDDAQYSPGQFRDNDDVVVQDGEGNTVHTPPPAAGLVSRLRVLSTWINQPHNDPEQREYLHPLIKGIALHFALGYEHPFRDGNGRVARALFYWFMFKNDFSAFRYIAISILLRNAPVKYGRSYLNTEADDLDLTYFIDFQCAVILRAVRGFTEAYRKSLVYADSFDRWLLASGFFDRLTEKQRALFQVAKSGMAKEFTAVNVKENLDCSYNTASATLNGLVELNVFEKRKMGREWVFFLRVASTNEFLWERAFVVRGFIPVGTRSVPCTLKPNRL; translated from the coding sequence ATGAAGAAGCCACCGAAGCTGAAGGGGCGGACCGATCCGGTGTTCGACCTGTTGGGGAAGTTTCCCCATAAAGAGCGCCTCTCGGATTACCTCGCCCTCCTTAAGCCGCTGGATGATCAAGGGCGCTATCGACCTTTTGACGAATTGCGCCACCGCTGGGCGCCGGGACTGGATTCGAGCCTGTGCTGGGCGCTGGTAAAGAAAGCCCGGACTGCTCAGTACTCAAGCCTTTTGCCACTGGGCGAACCGCTTCAGTGGGGCAACTTCGTACTCACACCGCTGGCGCAGAAAGCGATCTCCGCCGTCGATCGACAAGCGACGACGGCTGCGCTGGAGTTCATGACCAGTCAGATCGGCGAGCACGCGCATTTCAGTTATCTGCTCAACGATCTGATCGAAGACGAAGCGATCAGCAGCAGTCAACTCGAAGGCGCGGCCACGACTACGCGGGTGGCCAAGGACATGCTCAAGCGCAAACGCCTGCCACGCACGCCGGACGAGCGAATGGTGATCGGCAATTACAAGATGATGAACTTCGCCTGGGAAAAGCGTTATGAAGCCCTGAGCGTCGAACTGATTTCGGCCATGCACCGGGTGGGCGTCGAGGGCATCGATGATGCGCAATATTCGCCGGGGCAGTTCAGGGACAACGATGACGTGGTGGTGCAGGACGGCGAGGGCAACACCGTGCACACACCACCGCCCGCCGCAGGGCTGGTGTCACGATTGCGCGTGTTGTCGACGTGGATCAACCAGCCTCACAATGATCCCGAACAACGTGAGTACCTTCATCCTCTGATCAAGGGCATCGCGCTGCATTTTGCGCTGGGTTACGAGCACCCTTTTCGCGATGGCAATGGCCGGGTCGCGCGGGCGCTGTTTTACTGGTTCATGTTCAAGAATGACTTCTCGGCCTTTCGCTACATTGCGATCAGCATTTTGCTACGCAACGCGCCGGTGAAATACGGACGGTCGTATCTGAACACTGAAGCTGATGACCTTGATCTGACGTATTTCATCGACTTTCAGTGTGCGGTCATCCTGCGGGCTGTCAGGGGTTTTACCGAGGCTTATCGGAAAAGTCTGGTGTATGCCGACAGCTTTGATCGCTGGTTGTTGGCGTCCGGTTTTTTCGACCGATTGACCGAGAAGCAACGGGCCTTGTTCCAGGTGGCCAAGAGCGGGATGGCCAAGGAATTTACGGCGGTCAATGTGAAGGAAAATCTGGACTGCTCTTACAACACTGCTTCGGCCACCCTGAACGGGTTGGTTGAGTTGAACGTGTTCGAGAAGAGGAAGATGGGGCGCGAGTGGGTGTTCTTCTTGCGGGTCGCATCGACAAATGAGTTCCTGTGGGAGCGAGCCTTTGTGGTGAGGGGATTTATCCCCGTTGGGACGCGAAGCGTCCCCTGCACTTTAAAGCCCAACCGCCTGTGA
- a CDS encoding DUF4197 domain-containing protein, translating to MFRPTLRFAGLCAGLMISASAMALSLSDLSQKDATGGLKDALTQGAQLAVKQLGTPGGFSNNPDVKIELPGKLGKVASKMKQFGMGDQVDQLETSMNKAAETAVTQAQPILVDAVKKMSVEDAKGILSGGNDSATQYLNKSSREQIRAKFLPIVKQATDQVGLAKQYNSFAGQAATMGVIDTKNANIESYVTEQALNGLFEMIGKQEETIRKNPAAAATSLAKKVFGTL from the coding sequence ATGTTCCGCCCTACCCTTCGCTTCGCCGGCCTCTGCGCAGGCTTGATGATTTCCGCCAGCGCCATGGCGCTGTCGCTCAGTGACCTGTCGCAAAAAGACGCCACCGGCGGCCTCAAGGATGCCCTGACCCAAGGTGCGCAACTGGCCGTGAAACAGCTCGGTACACCGGGCGGGTTCAGCAACAACCCGGACGTGAAAATCGAACTGCCGGGCAAGCTGGGCAAGGTCGCCAGCAAAATGAAACAGTTCGGCATGGGCGACCAGGTTGATCAACTGGAAACCAGCATGAACAAAGCGGCGGAAACCGCTGTGACCCAGGCCCAGCCAATTCTTGTGGATGCGGTGAAGAAAATGAGCGTGGAGGATGCCAAAGGGATTCTCAGCGGCGGCAACGATTCGGCTACCCAATACCTGAACAAATCCAGCCGCGAACAGATCCGCGCCAAGTTCCTGCCAATCGTCAAGCAAGCCACCGACCAGGTCGGTCTGGCCAAGCAGTACAACTCGTTCGCCGGCCAAGCCGCGACCATGGGCGTGATCGATACAAAAAATGCCAACATCGAAAGCTACGTCACCGAACAGGCACTGAACGGGCTGTTCGAGATGATCGGCAAACAGGAAGAAACCATTCGCAAGAACCCTGCTGCGGCAGCGACCAGTCTGGCGAAGAAGGTGTTTGGTACGCTGTAA